A genomic window from Populus nigra chromosome 7, ddPopNigr1.1, whole genome shotgun sequence includes:
- the LOC133699661 gene encoding uncharacterized protein LOC133699661 — MAEDRNGDRSEESDYTSEDEGTEDYRRGGYHAVRIGDTFKNGRYVVQSKLGWGHFSTVWLAWDIQGSRYVALKVQKSAQHYTEAAMDEIKILKQIAEGDPDDKKCVVKLLDHFKHSGPNGQHVCMVFEYLGDNLLSLIKYSGYRGVPLHMVKEICFHMLVGLDYLHRQLSIIHTDLKPENVLLFSMIDPSKDPRKSGAPLILPTNKNKIVAESSSSKEIKSLNGDLTRNQKKKIRKKAKKAAQSCTQKEASLENDADPKPSSPEDSNADVKSNEDSFEEQSNGSVIKDDSANSDGQKDACQAKRSRRGSRSTRQNLLAAADLKCKLVDFGNACWTYKQFTSDIQTRQYRCPEVLLGSKYSTPADLWSFACICFELVTGDVLFDPHSGDNYDRDEDHLALMMELLGMMPRKIALGGRYSRDFFNRYGDLRHIRRLRFWPLTKVLMEKYDFSEQDANDMTDFLVPILDFVPEKRPTAAQCLSHPWITAGPRLLEPSMPSVKHEAKNRNTSEIKEKAEREAMEAGVGNIVIDGASKKSKESQPMENPSKVT, encoded by the exons ATGGCAGAGGATAGGAATGGGGATCGAAGCGAAGAGAGTGATTACACTTCAGAAGATGAGGGAACGGAGGATTATAGGAGAGGAGGGTATCATGCTGTGAGAATTGGTGATACATTCAAGAATGGGAGGTACGTGGTGCAAAGCAAGCTTGGCTGGGGTCATTTCTCTACTGTTTGGCTCGCTTGGGACATTCAAGGATCG CGTTACGTAGCTTTGAAAGTTCAAAAGAGTGCTCAGCACTACACTGAGGCAGCGATGGATGAGATAAAGATCCTCAAACAGATTGCTGAGGGAGATCCTGATGATAAAAAGTGTGTCGTCAAgcttttggatcattttaaGCATTCAGGGCCTAATGGACAGCACGTATGTATGGTTTTTGAGTACTTAGGAGATAACCTTTTGAGCCTTATTAAGTATAGTGGTTACCGCGGGGTGCCTCTGCACATGGTCAAAGAGATATGCTTTCATATGCTGGTGGGTTTGGATTACTTGCATCGCCAGCTTTCAATTATACACACCGATTTGAAGCCAGAGAATGTCCTGCTTTTCTCAATGATTGATCCATCAAAAGATCCGAGAAAATCAGGTGCTCCTCTTATCCTTCCAAccaacaagaacaaaattgtGGCTGAATCTAGTTCTTCGAAAGAAATTAAGAGTTTGAATGGGGATTTGACAaggaatcaaaagaagaaaatccgAAAGAAGGCTAAGAAGGCAGCTCAGAGTTGTACACAGAAAGAAGCGTCTTTGGAAAATGATGCTGATCCCAAACCATCTAGTCCTGAAGATTCTAATGCTGATGTGAAATCAAATGAAGATTCTTTTGAGGAACAATCAAATGGTTCTGTGATTAAGGATGATTCAGCAAACAGTGATGGACAGAAGGATGCTTGTCAAGCAAAACGCAGTAGAAGGGGGAGTCGCTCCACGAGGCAAAATCTCTTGGCAGCTGCTGATCTAAAGTGCAAATTGGTCGATTTTGGAAATGCTTGTTGGACTTACAAACAGTTTACAAGTGATATTCAGACAAGACAGTATAGGTGTCCAGAGGTTCTTCTTGGATCTAAATACTCTACTCCAGCAGATCTATGGTCCTTTGCTTGCATTTGTTTTGAGCTTGTCACTGGTGATGTCCTTTTTGATCCTCACAGTGGTGACAACTATGATAGAGATGAG GATCACTTGGCATTGATGATGGAGCTTCTAGGCATGATGCCGCGCAAG ATTGCATTAGGTGGTCGCTATTCTCGGGATTTCTTCAATAGATATGGAGATTTAAGGCATATTCGTAGGTTGCGTTTCTGGCCTCTTACTAAGGTGCTTATGGAGAAGTATGATTTCAGTGAGCAAGATGCTAATGACATGACTGACTTCCTTGTTCCAATACTTGATTTTGTGCCTGAAAAGAGACCGACAGCAGCTCAATGCCTTAGTCATCCATGGATCACTGCTGGTCCTCGTCTGCTTGAACCTTCCATGCCAAGTGTTAAGCACGAGGCCAAAAATAGGAATACATCTGAAATCAAGGAGAAGGCTGAGAGGGAGGCTATGGAAGCTGGAGTAGGAAATATAGTTATTGATGGCGcttcaaaaaaatccaaagaatcACAACCTATGGAAAACCCTTCTAAAGTGACATGA
- the LOC133698931 gene encoding putative phospholipid:diacylglycerol acyltransferase 2, whose product MASILRFRKLCYVEPVKFESFQPQKIDKKEETVATEAKTALEKNENRNKRQPKEWSCINSCCWAIGYLCTTWWLLLVLFNCLPATFPGFQVLESPGTRLKLEGLTALHPVVLVPGIVTGGLELWEGKPCAEGLFRKRLWGGSFTEVLKRPLCLLEHLALHNETGLDPPGIRLRAVPGLVAADYFAPGYFVWAVLIENLAKIGYEGKNMHMAAYDWRLSFQNTEIRDQTLSRLKSQIELMYVTNGYMKVVVVPHSMGVIYFLHFLKWVETPPPMGGGGGPGWCAKHIKAIMNIGPVFLGVPKAVSNLFSAEAKDVASIRAMDPGVLDSEILRLQALEHVMRVTRTWDSIASLLPKGGETIWGNLDWSPEEGHACDLSKKRYSQASAGDKDTNDSDVKMGFHVKESKYGRIISFGKETLQLSSSQLPSVDTKEFLGTRTNKNTNSACGGEVWTEYDEMCRETIRKIAENKPYTARTVLDLLRFVAPKMMQRVESHLSYGIADNLDDPKYTRYEYWSNPLETKLPDAPDIEIYCSYGVGIPTERSYIYKLSPNDKCKSIPFRIDSSVDGDEDSCLRGGVYLTDGDETVPVLSAGFMCAKGWRGRTRFNPSGIATHIREYQHKPPASLLEGRGQESGAHVDILGNFALIEDVLRVAAGATGAEIGGDRVYSDIFRMSDRINLRL is encoded by the exons ATGGCTTCAATTCTTCGGTTCAGAAAGCTATGTTATGTAGAGCCTGTGAAATTTGAGTCCTTTCAACCCCAAAAAATTGACAAGAAAGAAGAAACTGTTGCCACCGAGGCCAAAACTGCCTTAGAAAAAAACGAGAACAGGAATAAAAGGCAGCCAAAGGAATGGAGCTGTATAAACTCATGTTGTTGGGCAATTGGGTACTTGTGCACTACCTGGTGGCTTCTTTTGGTCTTGTTTAACTGCTTGCCAGCTACATTTCCAGGCTTTCAGGTCCTTGAATCACCTGGAACAAGACTTAAACTTGAAGGCTTGACAGCTCTTCATCCAGTTGTTTTGGTGCCTGGCATTGTCACTGGAGGGCTAGAGCTGTGGGAGGGCAAGCCTTGTGCAGAAGGTCTTTTCCGAAAGCGACTCTGGGGTGGTAGCTTTACTGAGGTTTTAAAAAG GCCATTGTGTTTGCTGGAGCATCTGGCTTTGCACAATGAGACTGGTCTTGACCCTCCAGGCATTCGACTACGTGCAGTGCCAGGGCTGGTTGCAGCTGACTATTTTGCTCCAGGGTACTTTGTTTGGGCTGTACTCATTGAGAATTTAGCAAAAATTGGTTATGAAGGGAAGAATATGCACATGGCAGCGTATGATTGGAgactttcttttcaaaatacaGAG ATTCGGGACCAGACACTAAGTAGATTGAAGAGTCAAATAGAGCTTATGTATGTAACAAATGGCTATATGAAAGTGGTAGTGGTGCCCCATTCCATGGGGGTTATCTATTTTCTTCACTTCCTTAAGTGGGTTGAAACACCTCCTCCTATGGGAGGCGGTGGTGGTCCAGGTTGGTGTGCAAAGCACATAAAGGCAATCATGAATATTGGTCCAGTATTCCTTGGTGTACCAAAGGCAGTCAGTAATCTGTTCTCTGCCGAAGCCAAAGACGTGGCATCTATAAG AGCTATGGATCCTGGTGTTTTGGATTCTGAGATTCTCAGACTTCAAGCCTTGGAGCATGTCATGCGGGTGACTCGAACATGGGATTCAATAGCATCATTGTTACCTAAAGGAGGAGAGACTATCTGGGGTAATTTGGATTGGTCTCCTGAAGAGGGGCATGCTTGtgatttatcaaagaaaagaTACTCGCAAGCTTCTGCAGGTGACAAGGATACAAATGACAGTGATGTGAAGATGGGTTTTCACGTGAAAGAATCAAAGTACGGCAGGATCATTTCTTTCGGGAAGGAAACATTGCAGTTATCATCCTCACAGCTTCCCTCTGTTGATACAAAG GAATTTTTGGGCACGAGAACCAACAAGAACACTAACTCAGCATGTGGAGGAGAGGTTTGGACTGAATATGATGAGATGTGCAGGGAAACCATCCGAAAAATTGCAGAAAATAAACCTTATACAGCTAGAACTGTTCTTGATTTACTCCGCTTTGTGGCTCCGAAAATGATGCAACGTGTTGAGAGTCATTTATCTTATGGGATAGCCGACAATCTTGATGATCCTAAATATACTCGTTACGAGTACTGGTCTAACCCACTAGAGACCAA GTTACCTGATGCACCAGATATTGAGATATACTGCTCGTATGGTGTTGGAATCCCCACCGAAAGATCATATATCTACAAGCTATCACCAAATGATAAGTGCAAGAGCATTCCATTCCGGATTGATAGCTCAGTTGATGGAGATGAAGACAGTTGCTTGAGAGGTGGAGTATACTTAACTGATGGTGATGAGACTGTGCCAGTACTAAGTGCTGGTTTCATGTGTGCAAAGGGGTGGAGAGGAAGAACCCGGTTCAATCCATCTGGCATCGCCACACACATAAGGGAATATCAGCACAAGCCACCAGCTAGCCTCCTGGAGGGAAGGGGTCAGGAGAGTGGAGCACATGTGGACATTTTGGGAAATTTTGCTCTAATTGAAGATGTCCTTAGAGTTGCTGCTGGGGCCACTGGTGCCGAGATTGGAGGCGATCGAGTTTATTCCGACATCTTCAGGATGTCTGACAGAATAAATCTTCGGCTATGA
- the LOC133698464 gene encoding uncharacterized protein LOC133698464 yields the protein MTKEFAVPPVVFPSVGNPTVATGGNIQQRRVPIAPFQPPRPSNSGIPFMSFDIGSAAATTAGPIGGGTGPIGGVANFDDEEPLLDELGIHPDQIWKKTKSILNPFRVNPTFHKDSDLSGPIFLYLSFCLFQLLAGKIQFGVILGWIVVSSIFLYVVFNMLAGRHGNLNLHTCTSVIGYCLLPVVILSAVSLFVPQNGALRFGIAGVFVIWATRACTNLMVAVADGGEEHRGLIAYACFLIYTLFSLLVIF from the coding sequence ATGACGAAGGAATTCGCTGTTCCACCAGTAGTTTTTCCATCCGTCGGGAACCCGACGGTCGCCACTGGCGGAAACATCCAGCAACGCCGAGTACCAATAGCTCCATTCCAACCTCCACGTCCATCAAACTCTGGAATCCCTTTCATGTCCTTCGATATCGGTTCCGCTGCCGCGACCACCGCCGGTCCAATCGGCGGAGGAACCGGTCCTATCGGTGGTGTAGCCAACTTCGACGACGAAGAACCACTTCTTGACGAACTCGGGATCCACCCAGACCAAATCTGGAAGAAAACGAAATCTATTTTAAATCCATTCCGGGTCAACCCTACATTCCACAAGGATTCGGATCTATCCGGCCCAATATTTTTGTACCTATCGTTCTGTTTGTTTCAATTACTTGCCGGGAAAATCCAATTTGGCGTGATATTGGGGTGGATTGTCGTTTCCTCGATTTTCTTGTACGTTGTGTTCAATATGTTGGCTGGTAGACATGGGAATTTAAATCTGCACACATGTACGAGTGTGATTGGTTACTGTTTGTTGCCGGTGGTGATTTTATCGGCGGTTTCGCTGTTCGTGCCGCAAAATGGGGCTCTTAGGTTTGGGATTGCTGGGGTTTTCGTGATTTGGGCCACGAGGGCTTGCACGAATTTGATGGTCGCTGTTGCTGATGGTGGAGAGGAGCATCGTGGATTGATTGCGTACGCCTGTTTCTTGATTTACACTCTGTTTTCACTGCTTGTTATATTTTAG
- the LOC133698160 gene encoding uncharacterized protein LOC133698160 has product MIRQGLLLRSPSSSQRLQPLLKEKTGSKMVQGGERRERNLARAKTQSFGEVAGGTAAGCAAVCCCCPCTVINLLVLAVYKVPVSLCKKAKKRQRLRRKQKERSLLSRASSGLSRDEGWEKEAREIMEKGKCCDQHNHDPNGETGAVDLEKEMWDQFYNTGFWRSPSQIGT; this is encoded by the coding sequence ATGATTCGACAGGGACTTCTTCTGCGATCACCTTCTTCGAGCCAAAGGTTGCAGCCTTTGTTGAAGGAAAAGACAGGGTCAAAGATGGTGCAGGGAGGAGAGAGGAGGGAGAGGAATCTGGCAAGGGCGAAAACGCAGAGTTTTGGTGAGGTGGCAGGTGGCACGGCTGCGGGGTGTGCGGCGGTGTGTTGCTGCTGTCCATGCACGGTGATAAACCTTCTTGTTTTAGCCGTCTACAAGGTGCCGGTTTCCTTATGTAAGAAAGCCAAGAAACGACAGCGTTTGAGAAGAAAGCAGAAAGAAAGGTCCCTGCTGTCTCGCGCGAGCAGTGGTCTGTCCAGGGATGAGGGATGGGAGAAGGAGGCTAGAGAGATTATGGAGAAAGGGAAATGTTGTGATCAGCATAATCATGATCCTAATGGTGAAACTGGTGCCGTTGATTTGGAGAAGGAAATGTGGGACCAGTTTTACAATACTGGGTTTTGGAGGAGTCCATCTCAAATAGGTACATGA
- the LOC133699150 gene encoding uncharacterized protein LOC133699150, with protein sequence MDYSLAALKLLCVQLKDASETPSQNALTLGGILFQRAWLQGILVSNDGDGRLLLDDGTGVIELCLSPDFRLRHWDSGMYVMVVGGYFVRHGETPMIKVHKMVDLSAFPDREAMWYLEVMEAYKLFYQPLIEEFM encoded by the exons ATGGATTACAGTCTAGCAGCGCTTAAGCTACTCTGTGTCCAATTGAAAGACGCCAGCGAGACTCCTTCTCAAAACGCCTTGACTCTCGGCGGCATTCTCTTTCAACGTGCCTGGTTACAG GGGATTTTGGTCTCCAACGACGGCGACGGCCGTCTCCTTCTCGATGACGGCACTGGTGTCATCGAGCTTTGCCTTTCTCCCGACTTCCGTCTCCGTCACTGGGACTCGG GGATGTATGTGATGGTAGTTGGAGGGTACTTTGTCCGTCATGGCGAGACCCCTATGATTAAG GTTCATAAGATGGTTGATCTTTCAGCATTTCCGGATCGAGAAGCAATGTGGTATCTTGAAGTTATGGAGGCATATAAGCTCTTCTACCAGCCCTTAATTGAAGAGTTTATGTGA
- the LOC133699960 gene encoding outer envelope protein 61-like isoform X1, with protein sequence MFNGMMDPELIKIAQEQMSRMTPADFAKIQQQVMSNPELVRMASESMKNMKPDDLKQAAEQLKHTRPEEMAEIGEKMMNASPEEIAAMRARADAQTTYEINAAQMLKKQGNELHGQGKFNDALQKYLLAKQNLKGITSSKGRALWLACSLNLMSCYLKTKQYNECIKEGSEVLGYDANNVKALYRRGQAYRELGQLEDAVSDLRKAHEVSPDEETIADILRNAEETLAREGGHHAPRGVIIEEITDEAETVSSENLKSTSTEYQVKQPQESADISKSGKGGCNGSSATNSEPLEALKDDPEAMRSFQNFISNANPETLAALNGAKAGEVSPDMVKAASKMIGKMSPEELQRMLQLASSFQGATPFTAGGSSDSSFNGFKSGVVPPNVTPDMLKTASDTMNKMSPEDIQKMFEMTSSLRGNGSVPAVASALNTDRSSLGARSKPTETREKFAVNGNNGISETSSSRDFFSSSRNAPPSSFPASTSDMQEQMRNQMKDPAMQQMFTSMMKNMSPEMMANMSEQFGIKLSQEDAAKAQQAMASLSPEDLDKMMRWADRIQRGAEGAKKAKNWLLGRPGMILAICMLILAIILHRLGFIGR encoded by the exons ATGTTTAATGGAATGATGGATCCCGAGCTGATAAAAATTGCTCAGGAACAGATGAGTCGAATGACGCCCGCGGATTTCGCCAAGATCCAACAACAG GTAATGTCTAATCCTGAGTTGGTGAGAATGGCATCTGAAAGTATGAAGAATATGAAGCCTGATGACTTGAAACAGGCAGCAGAACAGTTGAAGCACACGCGCCCTGAAGAGATGGCGGAGATTGGTGAGAAAATGATGAATGCATCACCTGAAGAGATTGCTGCTATGCGTGCTCGAGCTGATGCACAGACAACATATGAAATAAACGCGGCGCAGATGTTGAAGAAACAG GGTAATGAGCTGCATGGCCAGGGAAAGTTCAATGATGCTTTGCAGAAATATTTGCTT GCAAAGCAAAATCTAAAAGGAATTACATCCTCCAAAGGCAGAGCACTTTGGTTAGCATGCTCTCTTAATTTAATGTCTTGCTACTTGAAAACAAAGCAGTACAATGAATGCATAAAAGAGGGCTCAGAG GTTTTGGGATATGATGCCAATAATGTTAAAGCTCTTTATAGAAGGGGTCAAGCTTACAGGGAACTAGGACAACTGGAA GATGCTGTATCTGATCTTAGAAAAGCACATGAAGTTTCCCCGGATGAGGAAACTATTGCAGACATTCTAAG GAATGCTGAGGAAACATTGGCTCGAGAAGGTGGCCATCATGCACCAAGGG GAGtgataattgaagaaataactGATGAAGCTGAGACTGTCTCCTCTGAAAACCTCAAGAGTACATCAACAGAGTATCAAGTGAAGCAACCACAGGAAAGTGCTGATATATCTAAAAGTGGAAAGGGAGGTTGCAATGGGAGTTCAGCAACTAATTCAGAGCCCTTGGAGGCTTTGAAAGATGACCCTGAAGCTATgag GTCATTCCAAAATTTCATATCTAATGCTAATCCTGAAACTTTGGCTGCTTTAAATGGGGCAAAAGCTGGAGAGGTGTCTCCTGACATGGTTAAGGCTGCCTCAAAAATGATTGGCAAGATGTCACCCGAAGAGCTTCAAAGAATGCTTCAATTGGCTTCCTCATTCCAAGGGGCGACTCCTTTTACTGCAGGTGGATCTTCAGATAGCAGTTTTAATGGCTTCAAATCTGGTGTGGTTCCTCCAAATGTGACACCAGACATGCTCAAAACAGCAAGTGATACGATGAATAAGATGTCACCAGAAGATATTCAGAAAATGTTTGAAATGACATCTTCTTTAAGAGGAAATGGCTCAGTTCCAGCTGTTGCTTCAGCTTTAAACACTGACAGGTCAAGTTTGGGTGCTAGGTCAAAACCAACAGAAACTCGAGAAAAATTTGCAGTTAATGGTAATAATGGCATCAGTGAAACTAGTTCCTCACGTGATTTCTTTTCAAGTTCGAGAAATGCTCCTCCATCAAGCTTTCCTGCCTCAACTTCTGATATGCAAGAACAGATGAGAAACCAAATGAAAGATCCAGCTATGCAGCAG ATGTTCACGTCAATGATGAAGAATATGAGCCCAGAGATGATGGCTAACATGAGTGAGCAGTTTGGAATAAAACTTTCTCAAGAAGATGCAGCTAAAGCTCAACAGGCCATGGCATCTTTATCACCAGAGGACTTGGATAAAATG ATGCGATGGGCTGATAGGATCCAAAGAGGAGCAGAAGGTGCAAAGAAGGCAAAGAACTGGTTACTGGGAAGACCTGGTATGATCCTTGCCATTTGCATGTTGATCTTAGCCATCATCCTCCACCGGCTAGGCTTCATCGGGAGGTAG
- the LOC133699960 gene encoding outer envelope protein 61-like isoform X2, producing the protein MFNGMMDPELIKIAQEQMSRMTPADFAKIQQQVMSNPELVRMASESMKNMKPDDLKQAAEQLKHTRPEEMAEIGEKMMNASPEEIAAMRARADAQTTYEINAAQMLKKQGNELHGQGKFNDALQKYLLAKQNLKGITSSKGRALWLACSLNLMSCYLKTKQYNECIKEGSEVLGYDANNVKALYRRGQAYRELGQLEDAVSDLRKAHEVSPDEETIADILRNAEETLAREGGHHAPRGVIIEEITDEAETVSSENLKSTSTEYQVKQPQESADISKSGKGGCNGSSATNSEPLEALKDDPEAMRSFQNFISNANPETLAALNGAKAGEVSPDMVKAASKMIGKMSPEELQRMLQLASSFQGATPFTAGGSSDSSFNGFKSGVVPPNVTPDMLKTASDTMNKMSPEDIQKMFEMTSSLRGNGSVPAVASALNTDRSSLGARSKPTETREKFAVNGNNGISETSSSRDFFSSSRNAPPSSFPASTSDMQEQMRNQMKDPAMQQKISMLQ; encoded by the exons ATGTTTAATGGAATGATGGATCCCGAGCTGATAAAAATTGCTCAGGAACAGATGAGTCGAATGACGCCCGCGGATTTCGCCAAGATCCAACAACAG GTAATGTCTAATCCTGAGTTGGTGAGAATGGCATCTGAAAGTATGAAGAATATGAAGCCTGATGACTTGAAACAGGCAGCAGAACAGTTGAAGCACACGCGCCCTGAAGAGATGGCGGAGATTGGTGAGAAAATGATGAATGCATCACCTGAAGAGATTGCTGCTATGCGTGCTCGAGCTGATGCACAGACAACATATGAAATAAACGCGGCGCAGATGTTGAAGAAACAG GGTAATGAGCTGCATGGCCAGGGAAAGTTCAATGATGCTTTGCAGAAATATTTGCTT GCAAAGCAAAATCTAAAAGGAATTACATCCTCCAAAGGCAGAGCACTTTGGTTAGCATGCTCTCTTAATTTAATGTCTTGCTACTTGAAAACAAAGCAGTACAATGAATGCATAAAAGAGGGCTCAGAG GTTTTGGGATATGATGCCAATAATGTTAAAGCTCTTTATAGAAGGGGTCAAGCTTACAGGGAACTAGGACAACTGGAA GATGCTGTATCTGATCTTAGAAAAGCACATGAAGTTTCCCCGGATGAGGAAACTATTGCAGACATTCTAAG GAATGCTGAGGAAACATTGGCTCGAGAAGGTGGCCATCATGCACCAAGGG GAGtgataattgaagaaataactGATGAAGCTGAGACTGTCTCCTCTGAAAACCTCAAGAGTACATCAACAGAGTATCAAGTGAAGCAACCACAGGAAAGTGCTGATATATCTAAAAGTGGAAAGGGAGGTTGCAATGGGAGTTCAGCAACTAATTCAGAGCCCTTGGAGGCTTTGAAAGATGACCCTGAAGCTATgag GTCATTCCAAAATTTCATATCTAATGCTAATCCTGAAACTTTGGCTGCTTTAAATGGGGCAAAAGCTGGAGAGGTGTCTCCTGACATGGTTAAGGCTGCCTCAAAAATGATTGGCAAGATGTCACCCGAAGAGCTTCAAAGAATGCTTCAATTGGCTTCCTCATTCCAAGGGGCGACTCCTTTTACTGCAGGTGGATCTTCAGATAGCAGTTTTAATGGCTTCAAATCTGGTGTGGTTCCTCCAAATGTGACACCAGACATGCTCAAAACAGCAAGTGATACGATGAATAAGATGTCACCAGAAGATATTCAGAAAATGTTTGAAATGACATCTTCTTTAAGAGGAAATGGCTCAGTTCCAGCTGTTGCTTCAGCTTTAAACACTGACAGGTCAAGTTTGGGTGCTAGGTCAAAACCAACAGAAACTCGAGAAAAATTTGCAGTTAATGGTAATAATGGCATCAGTGAAACTAGTTCCTCACGTGATTTCTTTTCAAGTTCGAGAAATGCTCCTCCATCAAGCTTTCCTGCCTCAACTTCTGATATGCAAGAACAGATGAGAAACCAAATGAAAGATCCAGCTATGCAGCAG AAAATTTCCATGCTACAGTAA